From one Blastocatellia bacterium genomic stretch:
- a CDS encoding BMC domain-containing protein, translating to MSNDDITRGNHCIGFIESSSIARGIEAVDAMMKMADVELLMTAAIPRGKYLIMVGGRVADVEAALRAGLNRAAETVLDYFIIQNVHPELPPAIKGRVKVERVEAVGLIETKEVAPAIYAGDAAVKAAAVQLIEARNQPGGKGLVVVTGEVGAVRTAVAAGVASLKKPELLIAEIVIPYAHPALAKTLTS from the coding sequence ATGAGCAACGACGACATCACCAGAGGCAACCATTGCATCGGCTTTATCGAGTCGAGCTCTATTGCGCGCGGCATCGAAGCCGTAGACGCCATGATGAAGATGGCCGATGTCGAGCTGCTGATGACGGCAGCCATCCCGCGCGGCAAGTATTTAATTATGGTGGGAGGCCGTGTGGCCGACGTGGAAGCGGCTCTGAGGGCCGGTTTGAACCGGGCGGCTGAGACCGTGCTGGATTACTTCATCATTCAAAACGTCCACCCCGAATTGCCGCCGGCCATCAAGGGGCGCGTCAAGGTCGAGCGCGTCGAGGCGGTCGGTTTGATCGAGACCAAAGAGGTAGCGCCGGCGATCTATGCCGGCGACGCGGCGGTCAAAGCCGCCGCCGTGCAGTTGATCGAAGCGCGCAATCAGCCGGGCGGCAAAGGACTGGTCGTCGTCACCGGCGAAGTCGGCGCGGTGCGCACGGCGGTCGCGGCGGGCGTCGCCTCGCTCAAGAAACCCGAGCTGCTGATTGCTGAAATCGTCATCCCCTACGCCCACCCGGCACTGGCAAAGACCCTGACCTCATAA
- a CDS encoding oligosaccharide flippase family protein has translation MSLDKPKGNGALSKRAALLAVAKVAGYALTLPLPLVLVRVLSQSDFGLYKQAFQVITTMLTLLGLQVGLSIYYFLPRYPDRKPHVVMNVLVFYAALGGAMALLFAIYPQWITHIFKTDDLVPYVPLVGAAILLWLMGSLLEVVTLADGDVRSASTFTVVIQFTKSALLITAGLVFGTMQAIVLAAVAQGFVLCVILFTYLRKRYGAFWRAFDPQLFKAQFANALPFGLGALAYGLQADMHNYFVSHYFEPALFAIYAVGCFELPLLGILYESVVSILFPEVARKHAAGEREEVISLWASAMRKLAFFYVPTYVLMFVLRREIITLLFTRDYAASADIFAINLMLLPMYLCVYTAFMRPFDDLKFYRLKLSLVMIPVTALALYAGIRGGGLMGAIIATVAAQLFDTLVMMVKIGRRLGVRPAHLAQLAPILRTTAATAVAAMAAYFVKSALGDARVLIVLIACSAAFGAVFAVVAFVIGAVTDEEKSELRRIYHSGSRRLGLSSATEAQ, from the coding sequence ATGAGCTTGGATAAGCCCAAAGGAAACGGCGCGTTGAGCAAGCGCGCGGCGTTGCTGGCGGTCGCCAAGGTGGCAGGCTATGCGCTGACGCTGCCGCTGCCGCTGGTCTTGGTGCGCGTCCTCAGCCAGTCCGACTTCGGACTTTATAAGCAGGCCTTCCAGGTCATCACCACGATGCTGACGCTGCTCGGTCTGCAAGTCGGCCTCAGCATCTACTACTTTCTGCCGCGTTATCCCGACCGCAAGCCGCACGTCGTGATGAACGTGCTGGTCTTTTACGCGGCGCTCGGCGGCGCGATGGCGCTGCTGTTTGCGATCTACCCGCAATGGATCACGCACATCTTCAAGACAGACGATCTGGTGCCCTATGTGCCGCTGGTCGGCGCGGCCATTCTGCTATGGCTGATGGGCTCGCTGCTCGAAGTCGTCACCCTGGCCGATGGCGACGTGCGCTCGGCTTCGACCTTCACGGTCGTCATCCAGTTCACCAAGAGCGCCTTGTTGATTACGGCCGGCCTCGTCTTCGGAACGATGCAAGCCATCGTGCTGGCGGCGGTGGCGCAGGGCTTTGTGCTTTGCGTGATTCTCTTCACCTATCTGCGCAAGCGTTACGGCGCATTCTGGCGAGCCTTTGATCCGCAGTTGTTCAAAGCGCAGTTCGCTAACGCCCTGCCGTTCGGCCTCGGGGCGCTGGCCTATGGCCTGCAAGCCGACATGCACAATTATTTCGTGTCGCATTACTTCGAGCCGGCGCTGTTTGCCATCTACGCCGTCGGCTGTTTCGAGCTGCCGCTGCTGGGGATTCTTTACGAGTCGGTGGTGAGCATCCTGTTTCCCGAAGTCGCGCGCAAGCATGCGGCGGGCGAGCGCGAAGAGGTCATCAGCCTGTGGGCCAGCGCCATGCGCAAGCTGGCGTTCTTTTATGTGCCGACCTACGTGCTGATGTTCGTGCTGCGCCGCGAGATCATCACCCTGTTGTTCACCAGGGATTACGCCGCCAGCGCCGACATCTTCGCCATCAACCTGATGCTGCTGCCGATGTACCTGTGCGTTTACACGGCGTTCATGCGCCCGTTCGACGATCTGAAATTCTACCGCCTGAAGCTGTCACTGGTGATGATCCCTGTGACGGCGCTGGCGCTCTACGCAGGCATCCGCGGCGGCGGCTTGATGGGCGCGATCATCGCCACAGTCGCGGCGCAGTTATTCGACACCCTGGTGATGATGGTCAAAATCGGGCGACGGCTCGGCGTGCGCCCGGCGCATCTGGCGCAGCTCGCGCCGATCTTGCGCACGACAGCGGCGACGGCAGTAGCGGCGATGGCGGCTTACTTCGTCAAGTCGGCGCTCGGCGACGCGCGCGTGCTGATCGTCCTGATTGCCTGCTCGGCGGCATTCGGAGCGGTCTTTGCCGTCGTCGCCTTCGTGATCGGCGCGGTGACCGACGAAGAAAAATCCGAGCTGCGGCGCATCTATCATTCAGGCTCGCGCCGCCTCGGCCTGTCGTCGGCGACCGAAGCGCAGTGA
- a CDS encoding O-antigen ligase family protein: protein MLTDKNKAGVLFDGREARPTAEARPAQSKAAASAQAAPARSAAMAEAGEKAAKAGSSRVAFGGLFLFTMMLYIRPNDLVPGAFETFQIVKLVAIFTILAYLGSQLSRGKGLTVWPLEMKMLAVIVLLALAFTPLAVSPQTSIDTLSDSFFKVVTIFVLMLNLIDTRARLRGFMKLLICCGIFVAASAVLNYFRGATGVNQSGELVRIAGYGTFFSNPNELAMAVNLIMPFAVVFGLTSRGIKRLGFFLIAGLLAFAVVVSFSRGGFLGLVAIGGVLLWKAGRGKRLVTLCAGVVIAGAFVVSMPSGYGDRIFTILHTNEDKTNSAQERQELLARGLDVIAHHPIIGVGAGNYGIYSLHGLVAHNSYIEVAAELGIAGFAAYLVLIFAPLRSLRRIERDTYARRAHWSDAERETYYVSVGLQAVIISYAVCSFFQSAEYSWYLYYLVAYTASLRRIHRDEAASGASPSNAPSPPAAGNGALWQSARGA from the coding sequence ATGCTCACTGACAAGAACAAAGCGGGCGTGTTGTTTGACGGGCGCGAGGCGCGCCCTACAGCCGAGGCGCGCCCGGCTCAATCTAAAGCCGCCGCGTCAGCTCAAGCCGCGCCGGCTCGCAGCGCGGCGATGGCAGAAGCCGGCGAGAAAGCCGCGAAAGCCGGCTCAAGCCGCGTGGCGTTCGGCGGCTTGTTCCTGTTCACGATGATGCTCTACATCCGCCCGAACGATCTGGTGCCGGGCGCGTTCGAGACGTTTCAGATCGTCAAGCTCGTCGCCATCTTCACGATCCTCGCTTACCTCGGCTCGCAGCTCTCGCGCGGCAAGGGGCTGACGGTCTGGCCGCTCGAAATGAAGATGCTGGCGGTCATCGTGCTGCTCGCCCTGGCCTTCACGCCGCTCGCCGTGTCGCCGCAGACCAGCATCGACACCCTGAGCGATTCGTTCTTCAAAGTCGTCACCATCTTCGTGCTGATGCTCAACCTGATCGATACGCGGGCGCGGCTGCGCGGCTTCATGAAGCTGTTGATCTGCTGCGGCATCTTTGTCGCCGCGAGCGCCGTGTTGAACTATTTTCGCGGCGCTACGGGCGTCAACCAGTCGGGCGAGCTGGTGCGCATCGCCGGTTACGGCACCTTCTTTTCAAACCCCAACGAGCTGGCGATGGCGGTCAATCTCATCATGCCGTTCGCGGTCGTCTTTGGGCTGACCAGTCGCGGCATCAAGCGCCTGGGGTTCTTCCTGATCGCGGGACTGCTGGCGTTTGCGGTGGTCGTGTCGTTTTCGCGCGGCGGCTTTCTCGGGCTGGTCGCCATCGGCGGCGTGCTGCTGTGGAAAGCCGGGCGCGGCAAGCGTCTGGTGACGCTCTGCGCCGGCGTGGTGATCGCCGGGGCGTTCGTCGTGTCGATGCCGAGCGGCTACGGCGACCGCATCTTCACGATCCTGCACACCAACGAAGACAAGACGAACTCGGCGCAGGAACGTCAGGAATTACTGGCGCGCGGTCTTGACGTGATCGCGCATCACCCGATCATCGGCGTCGGCGCCGGCAACTATGGCATCTATTCGCTGCACGGACTGGTGGCGCACAACTCTTACATCGAAGTCGCCGCCGAGCTGGGCATTGCCGGCTTTGCCGCTTACCTGGTGCTGATCTTTGCGCCGCTCCGCTCGCTCCGACGCATCGAGCGCGACACCTATGCCCGCCGCGCCCACTGGAGCGACGCCGAGCGCGAGACCTATTACGTCAGCGTCGGCTTGCAAGCGGTGATTATCTCGTATGCGGTGTGCAGCTTTTTCCAATCGGCGGAATATTCGTGGTATCTCTATTATCTCGTCGCCTACACCGCTTCGCTGCGCCGGATTCATCGCGACGAAGCGGCGAGCGGCGCGAGTCCAAGCAATGCCCCCAGTCCGCCAGCCGCCGGCAACGGCGCGCTCTGGCAGTCGGCGCGCGGTGCCTGA
- a CDS encoding tetratricopeptide repeat protein translates to MDAVISGRAGTALIVDGNTLFSFDVDEPDTLVPRAQSDLPYLFGDARDLQFLENIGQQQIRKRLELEYNVVCALDLALILMDATLSAGVRQEAAAELEELFSDTTVLERLEGILYARPLPDSADITGAKERSEAAQASTTLMVMDNLLSRQPFIRDVCAAWDGIPESEFGGTEQKAEFQRLAIREGLFRALVIAHEDRQVESFLIHALMLPTMQALRNYRMILPRWTASFRQPAIVHENLVADEEEETDTGEQEKRGRQYQQHQRINRSQVLATVESRKRVIVEHLQHRDFARANSLIDELVNYQLANGGPKFTVMSLCDLAMEAKALDNHQLQLELTERSIRLKKDDSWSWAQYADALLIVGRHIDALNAYEQAGMFGAGVVAKTGRAEVLRAMGRLSEALAAYDTVIAEHPENVVAKNGRAEVLRAMGRLSEALAAYDHAGAEHPESVVAKRGRAETLRAIGKLQDALVAYDNIIAADSGDVIAKTGRAETLRTMGRLSEALAAYDSVIAEYPENVVAQSGRAEVLRAMGRLPEALAAYDTVIAEHPESVVAKNGRAEVLRAMGRLSEALAAYDSVIAEYPENVVAQSGRAEVLRAMGKLHEALAAYDSVIAEHPESVVAQNGRAETLRTMGHLPEALAAYEEIRSRFPNDMVARNARSSILAALHRYNEALADLPTNEMNSRQDWIGFHIRGMIFLKMGRVDEALNIFEQGVIGNPWPSDREFFRTALGMAWMRQQNYLQAASVFNEVKSPALQPQVDILRVHSYGENQQYDIAQEIYERVAANPLPETSALTEELNRRYVQCTGAQQDDEWVFEQEDNLLLAANQSLTSSLYAY, encoded by the coding sequence ATGGATGCGGTGATTTCAGGACGTGCCGGGACGGCGCTCATCGTGGACGGCAACACCTTGTTCTCGTTCGACGTGGACGAGCCGGACACGCTTGTGCCGCGAGCGCAGTCAGACCTGCCGTATCTTTTCGGCGACGCTCGCGACCTGCAATTCCTGGAAAACATCGGTCAACAGCAGATAAGAAAGCGGCTTGAGCTGGAGTATAACGTCGTCTGCGCGCTTGATCTGGCGCTGATCCTGATGGACGCGACCTTATCCGCAGGGGTTCGCCAGGAAGCCGCCGCCGAACTGGAAGAACTCTTCAGCGATACAACAGTCCTCGAACGGCTCGAAGGCATTCTCTACGCGCGGCCCTTGCCCGACAGCGCCGACATCACCGGCGCAAAAGAGCGCAGCGAAGCAGCTCAAGCGTCAACGACGTTGATGGTGATGGACAATCTGCTTTCACGCCAGCCGTTCATTCGTGATGTTTGCGCAGCGTGGGACGGAATACCCGAAAGCGAATTCGGCGGCACAGAGCAGAAAGCAGAATTTCAACGCCTCGCCATCCGCGAGGGCCTATTTCGCGCGCTGGTCATCGCGCACGAGGACCGTCAGGTAGAAAGCTTTCTCATTCATGCGCTGATGTTGCCCACAATGCAAGCGTTGAGAAATTACCGCATGATATTGCCACGATGGACAGCCAGCTTTCGCCAGCCTGCGATTGTTCATGAAAATCTAGTTGCGGATGAAGAGGAAGAGACTGATACAGGCGAGCAGGAAAAGAGAGGCCGCCAGTATCAGCAGCATCAAAGAATCAACCGCTCTCAAGTTTTAGCAACTGTCGAAAGCCGGAAGCGTGTAATCGTTGAGCATTTGCAACACCGCGACTTTGCTCGTGCCAACAGTCTGATAGATGAATTGGTGAATTATCAACTGGCCAACGGCGGGCCAAAATTTACGGTGATGTCTTTGTGCGATCTGGCGATGGAAGCCAAGGCTCTCGATAACCACCAACTACAGTTAGAGCTAACAGAGCGCAGCATCCGACTGAAAAAGGATGATAGCTGGTCGTGGGCGCAATACGCAGATGCTTTGCTCATAGTGGGTCGTCATATTGACGCATTAAACGCTTATGAGCAGGCAGGCATGTTCGGGGCTGGCGTTGTCGCCAAGACTGGGCGCGCCGAGGTGCTGCGGGCGATGGGGCGCTTGTCGGAGGCGCTCGCGGCTTATGACACCGTCATTGCTGAGCATCCCGAAAATGTCGTCGCCAAGAACGGGCGCGCCGAGGTGCTGCGGGCGATGGGGCGCTTATCAGAGGCGCTCGCGGCTTACGACCACGCAGGTGCTGAACATCCTGAAAGTGTCGTTGCTAAGAGAGGACGAGCTGAGACATTGCGTGCGATAGGTAAGCTGCAAGATGCGCTTGTTGCTTATGACAACATCATTGCAGCAGATTCTGGAGATGTTATTGCCAAGACTGGGCGCGCCGAGACGTTGCGGACGATGGGGCGCTTGTCGGAGGCGCTCGCGGCTTACGACAGCGTCATTGCCGAGTACCCCGAAAATGTCGTCGCCCAGAGCGGGCGCGCCGAGGTGCTGCGGGCGATGGGGCGCTTGCCGGAGGCGCTCGCGGCTTATGACACCGTCATTGCTGAGCATCCCGAAAGTGTCGTCGCCAAGAACGGGCGCGCCGAGGTGCTGCGGGCGATGGGGCGCTTGTCGGAGGCGCTCGCGGCTTACGACAGCGTCATTGCCGAGTACCCCGAAAATGTCGTCGCCCAGAGCGGGCGCGCCGAGGTGCTGCGGGCGATGGGCAAATTACACGAGGCGCTCGCGGCTTACGACAGCGTCATTGCCGAGCATCCCGAAAGTGTCGTCGCTCAGAACGGGCGCGCCGAGACGTTGCGGACGATGGGCCACTTGCCGGAGGCGCTCGCGGCTTATGAAGAAATCAGATCCCGGTTCCCTAATGATATGGTTGCCAGAAACGCGCGAAGTTCAATACTGGCGGCGCTACACCGATACAATGAGGCGTTAGCTGATTTGCCAACCAATGAAATGAATTCGAGACAGGATTGGATTGGCTTCCATATTCGTGGAATGATCTTTTTGAAGATGGGTCGCGTAGATGAAGCGTTAAACATTTTTGAGCAAGGTGTGATCGGCAACCCCTGGCCGTCTGATCGCGAATTCTTCCGCACGGCGTTAGGCATGGCCTGGATGCGGCAGCAGAATTATTTGCAAGCTGCCAGCGTTTTCAATGAAGTTAAATCTCCAGCCCTACAGCCACAGGTTGATATTTTGCGCGTCCATTCTTACGGCGAGAACCAGCAATATGATATCGCTCAGGAGATCTATGAGCGAGTGGCCGCCAACCCGCTGCCGGAAACGAGCGCGCTGACTGAAGAATTGAACCGCCGATACGTTCAGTGTACAGGCGCGCAGCAGGACGATGAATGGGTATTTGAGCAAGAGGACAATCTACTTCTAGCCGCTAATCAGAGCCTCACATCTTCCCTATACGCATACTGA
- a CDS encoding polysaccharide deacetylase family protein, translated as MKQEVLNVMQAMGFFAPFRLANRGKALIVTYHRFTHSDPDTRTASRAFAEQLDYLTRHYEVVPLSLIAKWLKDGQLPANVAAITIDDGYSDAYEIAFPLLGQRRLPATIFVVTDFVDQKKWLWTDKLRYLVARAGARTIEGVLDGRDFCIEFEATDSIFRAADKVNSLLKAIPDNAKEAAIARMAAAFAVELPARPPREYTSVTWEQIREMSQGGIEIGSHTATHPILPNVSREHLRRELAESRQRIAAETGRPVELFCYPNGNYNDAVMREVERAGYTCAVTVENGLNDRHSNPLTLKRIHAEYDLPHFIQNTSGFAEVKAALLRGRDSSAGLAADRQYELG; from the coding sequence ATGAAACAAGAAGTGCTCAATGTCATGCAGGCGATGGGGTTCTTCGCGCCTTTCCGGCTTGCCAACCGCGGCAAGGCGCTGATCGTCACTTACCATCGCTTCACGCACAGCGACCCCGACACCAGGACGGCGTCGCGCGCTTTCGCTGAACAGCTCGACTACCTGACGCGCCACTACGAGGTCGTGCCGCTGTCGTTGATTGCCAAATGGCTCAAGGACGGGCAACTGCCGGCCAATGTCGCGGCGATCACCATTGACGACGGCTACAGCGACGCTTACGAAATCGCTTTTCCGCTGCTCGGCCAGCGCCGATTGCCGGCGACGATCTTTGTCGTCACCGATTTTGTCGATCAGAAGAAATGGTTGTGGACAGACAAGCTGCGCTATCTGGTGGCGCGCGCCGGCGCGCGCACCATCGAAGGTGTGCTTGACGGGCGCGACTTCTGCATTGAGTTCGAGGCGACCGATTCGATCTTCCGCGCCGCCGATAAAGTCAATTCGCTGCTCAAGGCCATCCCTGACAACGCCAAAGAAGCGGCCATCGCGCGCATGGCGGCGGCCTTCGCGGTTGAATTGCCGGCAAGGCCGCCGCGCGAATATACCTCGGTGACCTGGGAGCAGATACGCGAGATGAGCCAGGGCGGCATCGAGATCGGCTCGCACACGGCGACTCACCCGATCCTGCCCAACGTCAGCCGCGAGCATCTGCGCCGCGAGCTTGCGGAATCGCGCCAGCGCATCGCCGCCGAAACGGGCCGCCCGGTCGAGCTCTTCTGCTATCCCAACGGCAACTACAACGACGCCGTGATGCGCGAAGTCGAGCGCGCCGGTTATACCTGCGCCGTCACGGTCGAGAACGGCCTCAACGACCGTCACAGCAACCCGCTGACGCTCAAACGCATTCACGCCGAATACGACTTACCCCACTTCATTCAAAACACCAGCGGTTTTGCCGAGGTCAAGGCCGCCCTGTTGCGCGGGCGCGATTCGTCCGCCGGCCTCGCCGCAGATCGGCAGTATGAGCTTGGATAA
- a CDS encoding gluconate 2-dehydrogenase subunit 3 family protein has translation MKEFSRRWFLAQSCKGVSAAWLAARWPEIQAAAQHAHHSAQAATPLTFEFFTAEQAREIEAAAAQIIPSDDSPGAREARVIYFIDRALATFESEKQPVYKQGLALLEDRARRAGRARFSELSAAQQVAALKKIERSPFFQTLRAHTVTGFFANPEYGGNHGQAGWKHIGFEDHFAFSPPFGFYDRDYKPEQ, from the coding sequence ATGAAAGAATTTTCGCGCCGATGGTTTCTCGCCCAATCCTGCAAAGGAGTGAGCGCCGCCTGGCTCGCGGCGCGCTGGCCTGAGATTCAGGCCGCCGCGCAGCACGCGCATCATTCGGCTCAAGCGGCCACGCCATTAACGTTTGAATTCTTCACGGCGGAACAGGCTCGCGAAATTGAAGCCGCCGCCGCGCAGATCATCCCCTCGGACGATTCGCCGGGGGCGCGCGAGGCGCGGGTGATCTATTTCATTGACCGCGCGCTGGCCACCTTTGAGAGCGAAAAGCAGCCGGTTTACAAGCAAGGGCTGGCCCTGCTCGAAGACAGAGCGCGCCGCGCCGGTCGCGCAAGGTTCTCGGAGCTGAGCGCGGCACAACAGGTCGCGGCGCTCAAGAAGATCGAGCGGTCGCCATTCTTCCAGACGCTTCGCGCGCATACCGTCACAGGCTTTTTCGCCAATCCCGAATACGGCGGCAATCACGGCCAGGCCGGCTGGAAGCACATCGGCTTTGAAGATCATTTCGCCTTCTCGCCGCCGTTCGGTTTTTATGACCGCGACTATAAACCTGAACAGTGA
- a CDS encoding GMC family oxidoreductase, producing the protein MNQQQPKYQPSDEVDFVIVGSGAAGGVIAKELSAAGFRIVVLEQGPYLKEEDFAHDELKNVYQEALTNNHRQQPNTFRSRPSQKARLQPAVGYGRVVGGGTVHFTGNYWRFHEIDFIERSRLGAIAGTGFADWPITYQELEPYYTKVEWEVGVSGQAGANPFDPPRSRAYPVPPLPIKSSGVLLERAARKLGLHAAPAPMAILSKPHNGRNGCVHCGFCEYYGCEIGAKSSTLASVIRVAEASGRCEIRPLSYVRKIEVDKKGRAVGVIYFDDKKQEILQRARAVVVCANGAETPRLLLMSKSNRFPQGLANSSGLVGRYLMFNAGGFAGGVFEQPLNEFKSVVVSRIVHDFYDTDPKRGFYGGGGIDFRFDLQPITFAFLGLPPNAPQWGRDYKAMLKEYYTRTVYMLAHTTSLPVATNSITLDDQVKDAWGLPALRVTYKDHPDDIKIAKFMLARGLDLLNAAGARKTWSYPVGEQSFAVHLLGTCRMGNDPRYSVINRDHRAHDVPNLFICDGSSFVTSGRGQPTCTIQALAFRAADRITQLARAGEI; encoded by the coding sequence ATGAATCAGCAGCAGCCAAAATATCAGCCGTCTGACGAAGTCGATTTCGTCATCGTCGGTTCGGGCGCGGCAGGCGGCGTCATCGCCAAGGAACTGTCCGCCGCCGGCTTTCGCATCGTCGTGCTTGAGCAGGGGCCATACCTCAAAGAAGAAGATTTCGCTCACGACGAGCTGAAGAACGTCTATCAAGAGGCGCTCACCAATAACCACCGGCAGCAGCCGAACACCTTTCGCTCGCGCCCCTCGCAGAAAGCCCGCCTGCAACCAGCGGTCGGTTATGGGCGCGTCGTCGGCGGCGGCACGGTTCACTTCACAGGCAACTACTGGCGCTTTCACGAAATCGATTTCATCGAGCGCAGCCGGCTCGGCGCGATTGCCGGGACGGGCTTTGCCGACTGGCCGATCACTTATCAAGAGCTTGAGCCGTACTACACGAAAGTCGAATGGGAAGTCGGGGTGTCGGGGCAAGCAGGCGCCAACCCTTTTGATCCGCCGCGCTCCAGGGCCTACCCTGTGCCGCCGCTGCCCATCAAATCTTCGGGCGTGCTGTTAGAGCGGGCGGCGCGCAAGCTCGGCCTGCATGCCGCGCCGGCGCCGATGGCGATCCTTTCAAAGCCGCACAACGGGCGCAATGGCTGCGTCCATTGCGGCTTCTGCGAATACTACGGCTGCGAAATCGGCGCCAAGTCTTCGACGCTCGCCAGTGTCATTCGCGTCGCCGAAGCGTCGGGCCGCTGCGAGATTCGCCCGCTCAGTTATGTGCGCAAGATCGAAGTGGATAAAAAGGGCCGCGCCGTCGGCGTTATCTATTTCGACGACAAGAAGCAAGAGATATTGCAGCGCGCCCGCGCCGTCGTCGTCTGCGCCAATGGCGCAGAGACGCCGCGCTTGCTGCTGATGTCGAAATCGAATCGCTTCCCGCAGGGCCTGGCGAATTCGAGCGGGCTGGTGGGGCGCTACCTGATGTTTAACGCCGGCGGTTTTGCCGGCGGCGTGTTCGAGCAGCCGTTGAACGAGTTCAAGAGCGTCGTCGTCAGCCGCATCGTCCATGATTTTTATGACACAGACCCGAAGCGCGGCTTTTACGGCGGCGGCGGCATCGATTTCCGCTTCGACCTTCAGCCCATCACGTTTGCGTTCCTCGGACTCCCTCCGAACGCGCCGCAATGGGGCCGCGATTATAAGGCCATGCTCAAGGAGTATTACACGCGCACGGTCTATATGCTGGCGCACACCACGTCGCTGCCGGTGGCGACCAATAGCATCACGCTCGACGATCAGGTCAAAGACGCATGGGGGTTGCCGGCGTTGCGCGTCACTTATAAAGACCACCCCGATGACATCAAGATTGCCAAGTTCATGCTGGCGCGCGGGCTTGATCTGTTGAACGCGGCGGGCGCAAGAAAGACATGGAGCTACCCGGTCGGCGAGCAATCATTCGCCGTCCACCTGCTGGGCACCTGTCGCATGGGCAACGACCCGCGGTATTCGGTGATTAACCGCGATCACCGCGCCCACGACGTGCCGAACCTGTTCATCTGCGACGGCAGCAGCTTTGTGACTTCGGGGCGCGGCCAGCCGACCTGCACGATTCAAGCGCTGGCCTTTCGCGCCGCCGACCGGATCACCCAACTGGCCAGGGCCGGTGAGATTTAG
- a CDS encoding class I SAM-dependent methyltransferase, with product MSQSLTQVSDNPLPPEAVSRRDLYADRRLAEGYPGLDRLALKNFTATLDAQPDDSTRLDRLLGRLNRLIDLERARNIVVLGCGPRPQTVKHLLERRFNAIGVEPVPLFVEAAREYLNDTVHVMEGAAERIPVADGSQQIVFCDSVLEHVVSPTRSLDEMHRVLAPGGIAFITTTNRYRFSITGDNGEFMFRFFNWLPALLKESLVHHHLHYDPRLANYSQLPAVHWFSYAELCRLGREAGFAQFYSLLDLIDTSDPGVSGSRLKRWLADRLKFNPWLRTLALTQRGDTIIMLKR from the coding sequence ATGTCGCAAAGCCTGACGCAAGTATCCGACAACCCGCTGCCTCCCGAAGCCGTGTCGCGGCGTGACCTCTACGCCGACCGCCGGCTGGCCGAAGGCTATCCCGGCCTCGACCGCCTGGCGCTCAAAAATTTTACCGCGACGCTCGACGCGCAGCCCGACGACTCGACGCGCCTCGACCGCTTGCTCGGTCGGCTCAACCGGCTGATCGATCTTGAGCGGGCGCGCAACATCGTCGTGCTCGGCTGTGGGCCGCGCCCGCAGACGGTCAAGCACCTGCTCGAACGCCGCTTCAATGCCATCGGCGTCGAGCCCGTGCCGCTGTTCGTCGAAGCGGCGCGCGAATACCTGAACGACACGGTGCATGTGATGGAAGGCGCTGCCGAGCGCATCCCCGTAGCCGACGGCTCGCAGCAGATCGTCTTTTGCGACAGCGTGCTTGAGCATGTTGTGTCGCCGACGCGCAGCCTCGACGAAATGCACCGTGTGCTGGCACCCGGCGGCATCGCCTTCATCACGACGACCAACCGTTACCGCTTCTCGATCACCGGCGACAACGGCGAATTCATGTTCCGCTTCTTCAACTGGCTGCCGGCGCTTTTGAAAGAAAGCCTGGTGCATCACCACCTGCACTACGACCCGCGCCTGGCCAACTACTCACAACTGCCGGCGGTTCACTGGTTCAGCTACGCGGAGCTGTGCCGGCTCGGCCGCGAGGCGGGATTCGCGCAGTTCTATTCGCTGCTCGATCTGATTGATACGAGCGACCCGGGGGTCAGCGGCAGCCGCTTGAAGCGCTGGCTGGCCGACCGGCTGAAGTTCAATCCCTGGCTGCGCACCCTCGCCCTCACACAGCGCGGCGACACCATCATCATGCTGAAGAGGTAA